A segment of the Bacillus pseudomycoides genome:
TCCCTCCCTCCGAAACATCACACTTACATACTAACTTCAGCATGCAAAAAGAAACACTTCTTCAGCATGTCTTTTACGATTATAATACATTTTGTCACTTCTGGTCAACTATTTGACAGAATAAAAGAAGAGTAGATGCTCTAGTTCTACATAAATTCATTCTAATTGTGTATTATAACTGCTGTATATTATATATACGGATTGAACGACCGACATAAAACCATTCCTTGTAGGTAGGAGAGAGCATCCGCTTATGGATAGAAGCGAACAGTTCCTTTTTAGCCCCACGCCATGTGAAGACCGAAGGAGAAAACGAATAGAAGTCTCCTTCGGTTCTTCATAGCCGCAATTTATCCGGCTCCGCTTTATATTAATAATCAGTTGTTGCTGTTTTTCCACTTACTAGCGCAACACCAGAACTTGTTCCGATGCGTGTTGCTCCCGCTTTTACCATTGCATCCATGTCTTCCTCACTACGAACACCGCCAGAAGCTTTTACACCGATTTTGGGTCCAACTGTTTTTCTCATTAACGCTACATCTTCTACTGTTGCTCCACCTGTTGAGAAGCCAGTTGATGTTTTTACAAAGTCTACACCTGCTGTTACAGACAATTCACAAGCACGAATCTTTTCTTCTTCTGTCAATAGGCATGTTTCAATAATAATTTTCACAAGCGCTTTTCCTTTTGCAGCTTCTACAACTGCACGAACGTCACGCTCTACTAATTCATCATTTTTATCTTTTAATGCACCGATGTTAATTACCATATCAACTTCTGTTGCACCTTTTGCAATTGCATCCTGCGTTTCAAATGCTTTTGTTTCTGGTGTATTTTCCCCAAGCGGGAATCCGATTACTGTACAAACTTTTACATCTGTACCTTTTAATAATTCAGCTGCTGTTTCGACCCAAGTAGGGTTTACACATACAGACGCGAAGTCATGTTTCTTTGCTTCTTCACATAATGTAACAATCGCTTCTTTTTTTGTATCCGGTTTTAATAATGTGTGGTCAATTAATTTTGCATAGTTCATTTTTTCGTATGCCCCTTTCTTCACTACACGGTTGTCTGACAACCATAACGGTTAGCATTATAGCATGAAATATTACAACTTCATATCTTAACTTCTCCAGCAAAGAAAAAAGCATGCAAACCCTTTTCGTTTGCATGCTTTCGTATTACGCGCTTGCTGATTCTTTTTTCACATCGTCTTCAAGAACACGAACAAATTGCGCTTCGTTATATGGATAACCAGCTTTTGTAATCTTCACTTTGACTAGTTTGCCAATTAATTCTTCAGATCCCTCAAAAACAACTTTTAAGTAGTTATCTGTATAACCTACATATAATCCTTCACGATCGCCATCTTTGAAAGGTTCTTCTGGAATAATTTCAAGAACTTCTCCTTCAAATTGAGAAGCATATTCTTTTGCTAATTGATTCGATAATTCAATTAAACGGTGAACACGATCATTTTTTACTTCTTCTGGAATTTGGTCATCCATACGAGCCGCAGGTGTTCCTGTACGCTTTGAATAAGGGAAAACATGTAGTTCAGAGAAACGATTTTCTTTAATGAAATTATACGTTTCCATAAACTCCTCTTCCGTCTCGCCAGGGAAACCAACAATTACATCTGATGTAATTGCAAGACCTGGCAATGCCTCTTTCAAACGATCTAAGCGCTCTTGGAAAAATTCCATCGTATATTTACGGCGCATACGTTTTAATACAGTGTTAGATCCTGATTGCAGTGGAATGTGCAAGTGACGCACAACTACTTCAGATTTATCTAGCACTTCAATTACTTCATCTGAAATTTGACTCGCTTCAATTGAAGAAATACGAAGGCGTTTTAAACCATTTACCTCTGCTTCCATGTCGCGAAGTAATCCAGCTAAGTTATAATCCTTCATGTCTTCACCGTATCCACCTGTATGAATACCAGTTAATACGATTTCTTTATAACCTGCATCCACTAATTGCTGCGCTTGTTTAATAACTTCTTTCCCATCACGAGAACGCATTAAACCACGTGCCCAAGGAATAATACAGAACGTACAGAAGTTATTGCATCCTTCTTGTATTTTTAAAGATGCACGTGTACGGTCAGTGAAATAAGGTACATCTAATTCTTCATATACGCGTGTTTTCATAATATTGCGGACAGCATTAATTGGCTGACGCTCTTTACGATATTCTTCGATATACCCTAGCATCTTTTCACGATCTTGCGTACCAACAACGATATCAACACCTGGAATCGCCATGATTTCCGCTGGAGATGTTTGTGCGTAACATCCTGTTACACAAATAACAGCGTCTGGATTTTGACGTACAGCACGTCGAATAACTTGACGGCTTTTTTTGTCTCCAGTATTTGTTACTGTACATGTATTGATTACATACACATCAGCTTTCTTTTCATATTCAGTTCTTTCATAACCACCTTGTTTAAATAGTTGCCAAATTGCTTCTGTTTCATAGTGGTTTACTTTACAACCTAACGTGTGAAACGCAACAGTTGCCATTGATCATCACCTCATCAATTCAAAATGATAAGAAGCGGCACTTAACGCGTAAAGCGGCGCCGTTTCTGTTCGTAAAATCCTCGGTCCTAAACTACATGGTACAAATTTATGTTCACGAAGCGCAGAAATTTCTTCCTCAGACAAACCACCTTCTGGGCCAAATACAATCAACAGTTTTTGACCTCGTTCAAGTGCCGTTAAAGCCTTCGCAAAATTAGCTTTTTCACCTTGCTTTGCTTCCTCTTCATATGCAACAAGGCAAACATCATAATCACCGCTCATCGCAAGCAATTGTTGAAATGATGCCGAAGCATGTACATCTGGAATTTCACTTCTATGCGATTGTTCTGCCGCTTCTTTCACAATTTTTTTCAAACGCTCAACTTTTTTATCTGCTTTTTTCGCATCCCATTTTACGATAGAACGCGATGCTTGAAATGGTAAAAATGCGGCTGCTCCAAGCTCAGTTCCTTTTTGAAAAATTAATTCAAGCTTGTCTCCTTTCGGCAGTCCACTTGCAATCGTTACGAACACTGGCAGTTCGCTTGACGCCTCTATCCATTCTACAATAGCACTATCCACAAATTCACTGGTAATTTCAGCAATTGTACACATTGCCGTTTTACCGTTTACACAGCAATAAATGTGGTCACCAGCTGACATACGCATCACTCTTGCGATATGATGCACATCATCACCTACAATACGAATACTTGCATCATTTACATATTTCTCTTCTACAAAATAACGTTGCATCTCATCACCTTAGCAAAGTTTCGTTCCTTTCGTAAGTCCATACTTACGAAAAGAACGAAACGTTATCATTTTAATGTAACAAACGGCAAGTCCCTCACCTTTATAGCGAGAGACTGCTCCATTCATTATAATCATAAATTATATATTACGCATTTCGTGCAATGATTGCTACCCAATCTTCCATTCTTAACACTTCTTCAATTGTAAATCCAGCTTTTTCTAGAGCTTCAGAAATCGTTTTTTCTTTTGCTGCAATAATACCAGATGTAATAAATAGTCCGCCCTGTTTTACAACTCGCGCCGCATCTTCAGGGAATAAAAGAATAATTTCCGCAAGTAAATTCGCTACAATCAAATCTACCGGGCCTTCAATACCTTCTAATAAACTATTTTGTCCTACAGATACGACATCGTCCGTTTTATTTAAACGAACATTCATCTCTGCACTTTCAACTGCAACTGGATCTAAGTCATATGCTTGAACAGATGCCGCACCTAATTTTGCTGCAGCAATACTTAATACACCAGAACCTGTTCCAACATCAATTACTGTATTACCTGGCTGAACTGTTTTTTCTAACGCACGAATACACATTGTTGTTGTTGGATGCGTCCCTGTACCAAACGCCATCCCTGGATCTAATTCAATAATTTTTTCATCGAGAGAAGAAGGTGTATATTCTTCCCATGTCGGCACAATTGTGAATGTATCAGAAATTCGAACTGGATGATAATATTTTTTCCAAGCAGTCGCCCAGTCTTCCTCATCGACTTCATTAATCGTAATATTTCCTGTACCAATTTCGATGTCGAAAGATGGAAGTACATCAATAGATGATTTTACACTTGCAACTGTTTCATGTAAAGAATCCGTTTGCGGGAAGTATGCTTTTATTAACACACCATCCTCTGGATATTCAGATGGATTGAGTGCATAAATTTCACCATACTGTTGCTCACGCTCTTTTGTTAACTCTGCCGGATCTTCAATTGCTACGCCGCTAGCACCTGCTTCGTGTAAAATATGAGAGACAGCTTCTACTGCTTCCTCTGTTGTATGAATACTAATTTCTGACCATTTCACAATTTACCAACTCCATTTTTTATTTCCATTATTCCCCTTTGAAAGCTCGTTTAAGCTTTCCGAATAAGCTATCATCTTGATCTTCTTGTCCTGCAAATTCACGCAATAACTCTTTTTGATGTGATGTTAATTTCGTCGGTACAACAACACGAACGACTACGTATTGATCACCTTGACCATATCCACGTACATTTGGAGCTCCTTTTCCTTTTAAGCGGAATTCCGTTCCAGTTTGTGTCCCTGCTGGAATTTTTAATTTCACTTTTCCATGAACAGTTGGAACTTCCACTTCAGCACCAAGTGCTACTTGCGCGAATGTTAATGGCATTTCACAAATAATATGATCCCCATCACGCTCGAAGAATTCATGATTTCTTACATGAACAACAACATATAAGTCCCCAGCCGGGCCACCGTTCACACCCGCTTCACCTTTACCAGACACACGGATTTGTTGGCCATTATCAATACCTGCTGGAATTTTAACGTTAATTTTTTTACGTTTACGCACTTTTCCAGAGCCATGACATGTTGTACATTTCTCTTTAATCATTTGGCCAGTTCCTGAACAATGGTTACATGCTTGACGATTTACAATACGACCAAATGGTGTATTTTGTTCTACGCTCACTTGACCTGTTCCTGAACAATGTTTACATGTTTCTTTTGAAGTTCCTGGTTTTGCCCCACTACCATGACATGTATCACAAGGGTCTTCAACTGGAATCTCGACATTTAATTCTTTACCAAAAATCGCTTCTTCAAAGTCTAAAGTAACTTGGTATTGTAAGTCAGCCCCTTGACGCGGCGCATTTGGATCACGACGTCTGCCGCCACCTCCGCCAAAGAATGAGCTAAAGATGTCTTCAAACCCGAAGCCACCACCAAAGTCTCCACCGCCGAAGCCACCGAAACCTTGATTTGGATCAGTATGACCAAATTGATCGTACTGCGCACGTTTTTGATCATCACTTAACACTTCATACGCTTCTTGTACTTCTTTAAACTTTTCAATTGCATTTTCTTCTTTACTTACGTCTGGATGATATTTTTTCGCCAAACGACGGTATGCTTTTTTTATTTCATCTTTTGAAGCGCCCTTACTAAGACCAAGCACCTCATAATAATCTCTTTTATTCATAAATTTGTAACCCCCGAATCTTTAACATAAACGTAATTTTAACACCGAAAGAAAGTGCTTTGCAACAAAGTTTCCTCACTTACAGTATGCAAAAGGAAAAACATAAGACCCCCACATGAAAGACTTAGTTCATGCTAAGCACTTTTCTTATTCGTGAAAAAAGCCAAAGCCAAGGCACGCTTGACTTTGACTTTTTGTCATCTAACTTATTTTACTGTATTACTTATCTTCTTTTACTTCTTCAAACTCAGCGTCAACTACATTGTCTTTTTTCGCGCCAGCATCTTGTGCTCCTTGTGCACCTTCTGCTTGCCCGGCAGCCGCTTGAGCTTGCTCATATAATTTTACAGTTAATTGTTGTACGATTTCTTGAAGAGCGTCTTTTTTCGCACGGATTTCATCAAGATCATTCTTCTCGATCGCCGCTTGTAATGCCTCTTTCGCTTCTGTTGCTTTCGCTACTTCAGCTGCATCTACTTTACCTTCTAAATCTTTTACAACTTTATCTGTTTGGAATACAAGTTGGTCAGCTTCATTACGAAGTTCCACTTCTTCCTTACGCTTTTGGTCAGCATCAGCATTTGCTTCAGCTTCTTGAACCATACGATCTACTTCTTCATCAGAAAGACCTGAAGAAGATTGGATTGTAATTGTTTGTTCTTTGCTTGTTCCTAAGTCTTTTGCACGTACATTTACGATACCGTTCGCATCAATATCGAATGTTACTTCGATTTGTGGAATACCACGTGGTGCTGGTGGGATATCTGTTAATTGGAAGCGACCTAATGTTTTGTTGTCAGCTGACATTGGACGCTCACCTTGTAATACGTGAATGTCTACTGCAGGCTGGTTATCAGCAGCAGTTGAGAACACTTGTGACTTACTTGTTGGAATTGTTGTGTTACGATCGATTAATTTTGTAAATACGCCACCCATAGTTTCAATACCTAAAGAAAGTGGAGTTACGTCTAATAATAGAACGCCTTTTACATCACCAGTAAGTACTCCCCCCTGTACTGCAGCACCTAATGCTACAACTTCATCAGGGTTAACGCCTTTATATGGTTCTTTACCAGTTTCACGTTTAATTGCTTCTTGTACAGCAGGAATACGAGTAGAACCACCAACAAGAATAACCTTATCTAATTCACTTGGAGAAAGACCAGCATCTTTTAATGCACGACGAGTTGGTTCTAATGTTCTTTCAACAAGGTTAGCTGAAAGTTCTTCAAATTTCGCTCTTGTTAAGTTTAATTCTAAGTGTAATGGACCAGCAGCTCCAGCACTAATGAATGGTAATGAAATTTGCGTTTGTGTTACACCTGAAAGATCTTTTTTCGCTTTTTCAGCTGCATCTTTCAAACGTTGAAGTGCCATTTTATCTTGGCTTAAATCAATGTTATTTTCTTTTTTGAATTCAGCTACTAAATGATCGATGATAACTTGGTCAAAGTCGTCACCACCAAGACGATTGTCACCAGCAGTTGAAATAACTTCAAATGTTCCATCTGCTAATTCAAGGATAGATACGTCAAATGTACCGCCACCTAAGTCGTATACAAGAACTTTTTGTTCTTCGTCTTGTTTTTCTAAACCGTAAGCAAGCGCAGCTGCCGTTGGTTCGTTAATAATACGTTCTACTTCTAAACCAGCAATACGACCAGCGTCCTTTGTTGCTTGGCGCTCTGCATCGTTGAAGTATGCTGGTACTGTGATAACAGCTTTCGTTACTGTTTCACCTAAGTACGCTTCAGCAGAAGCTTTTAAGTTTTGTAAAATGATTGCAGAAATTTCTTGAGGTGTGTAATCTTTACCTTCAACTTCTACTTTGTAGTCTGTACCCATATGACGTTTAACAGACATGATTGTATTTGGGTTCGTAATTGCTTGACGCTTCGCTACTTCCCCAACTTGACGCTCTTCATTTTTGAAAGCTACAACAGAAGGTGTTGTACGGTTCCCTTCTGGATTTGGGATAACCTTTGGTTCTCCACCTTCCATAACAGCTACACAAGAGTTTGTTGTACCTAAGTCAATACCGATAATTTTACTCATGGCGAAACCTCCTACATTTATGTAAATTATTGATTTACTTTTACCATTGATGGGCGAATCACACGATCTTTCAGCTTATAGCCTTTTTGGAATTCTTCCACAACCGCGTTTGATTCAAACTCGCTGTCTTCTACTTGCATAACAGCTTGATGTTCATGCGGATCAAACTGTTTACCAACAGCTCCAATCGCTTCAACACCTTCTTTAGCCAGTGCTTCTAGCAATTGACGATATACCATTTCCATCCCTTGTAGTAAGGACTTCATCTGCTCGTCGCTCGCTTCCACTTGCATCGCTCTTTCAAAGTTATCAAGAGCCGGCAAAATATCTGACACAAGACTTTGTGATCTATATTTTTCAGCCGCTTGCTTATCCAATTGAACGCGGCGCTTATAGTTTTCAAAATCAGCTTGTAGACGTAGTGTGCGACCTTCCGTTTCCGTCAATTTCGCTTGCAATTCATCTACCTTTTCTTGTAAAAGAGCCGCTTCACTTTTTTCTTCTACTACAGGTTCTTCATTGTTTTCTGCTGTAATAGATTCCTCAGTTTGCGTTTCTTTCGCTTCTTCAACTACTTGTTCGTTACGCTCTTCCACAACTTTCACCTCCTTAAAAGGCACTAGAGCTCACGCTGAGCATGAGCATCCAAGCATAAATTTATGTTACACACCAGCAATGATTCTGTTCATTACTCGAGCGAATTTATTATTTTGATTTATACACTCCGTTTAAACCATCTGTAAATTGTCTTGTAAACAATTGTAACAGACTAATTACACGAGAATATTGCATTCTCGTCGGACCTAGGATTGCAATTGTTCCAAGCTGTTCTTCCCCAATGGAATACGTTGCAGAAATCAAGCTACAATCTTCCATAGCAGTCGAAGAATTTTCCCGACCGATTTTCACTTGAATACCGACTTGTTTGTTACGCAAAATATCGTAAAACGCGGCTTCATTATCGATCATTGTCAGCAAGGAGCGTACCTTTTGGATATCATGAAACTCTGGCTGCGAAAGCATATTGGATTTCCCGCCAAAGTATATCTTTTCCGATAAAGGCACTTGAAATGTACCATCTAATATTTTCCTTGCACTATCATAATTATGGACATATCCACGGAGAACTGTCACAATCTCTTTTAAAATTTTATTGTGTAATTCTGCCATCGGTACACCAGATAGCTTTTCATTTAAAATATTAACCATCTTTTCTAAATCTGATAAATCAACAGATTCCGGAACGGTAATCGTTTTGCTTTGTACATGCCCTGTATCCGTTACAATAATCGCGACTGCTGTTTGGTGATCCAGCGGAACAATTTGTACATTTTTAAGCTTATTTGCACTCACTTTCGGTCCAAGAACTATCGCCGTATAATTTGTGAGTTCTGATAAAATTTGAGCGGATTGCTGTGCAACCTTTTCCGCTTCAAAAATTCTTTCAGCAAATAAATCTTTAATCTGCACAATCTCCTCATTTGGTAAGTTCTGTGGTGCTAAAAGATGATCTACATAAAATCGATACCCTTTTTCTGAAGGAACCCGTCCAGAAGAACTGTGCGTTTTTTCAATAAATCCTAGTTCCTCTAAATCTGCCATTTCATTTCGAATGGTAGCTGAACTAAATGTAATTTCATCTTTTTTAGCCAACGTTCTTGACCCAAC
Coding sequences within it:
- the deoC gene encoding deoxyribose-phosphate aldolase; protein product: MNYAKLIDHTLLKPDTKKEAIVTLCEEAKKHDFASVCVNPTWVETAAELLKGTDVKVCTVIGFPLGENTPETKAFETQDAIAKGATEVDMVINIGALKDKNDELVERDVRAVVEAAKGKALVKIIIETCLLTEEEKIRACELSVTAGVDFVKTSTGFSTGGATVEDVALMRKTVGPKIGVKASGGVRSEEDMDAMVKAGATRIGTSSGVALVSGKTATTDY
- the mtaB gene encoding tRNA (N(6)-L-threonylcarbamoyladenosine(37)-C(2))-methylthiotransferase MtaB: MATVAFHTLGCKVNHYETEAIWQLFKQGGYERTEYEKKADVYVINTCTVTNTGDKKSRQVIRRAVRQNPDAVICVTGCYAQTSPAEIMAIPGVDIVVGTQDREKMLGYIEEYRKERQPINAVRNIMKTRVYEELDVPYFTDRTRASLKIQEGCNNFCTFCIIPWARGLMRSRDGKEVIKQAQQLVDAGYKEIVLTGIHTGGYGEDMKDYNLAGLLRDMEAEVNGLKRLRISSIEASQISDEVIEVLDKSEVVVRHLHIPLQSGSNTVLKRMRRKYTMEFFQERLDRLKEALPGLAITSDVIVGFPGETEEEFMETYNFIKENRFSELHVFPYSKRTGTPAARMDDQIPEEVKNDRVHRLIELSNQLAKEYASQFEGEVLEIIPEEPFKDGDREGLYVGYTDNYLKVVFEGSEELIGKLVKVKITKAGYPYNEAQFVRVLEDDVKKESASA
- a CDS encoding 16S rRNA (uracil(1498)-N(3))-methyltransferase, producing the protein MQRYFVEEKYVNDASIRIVGDDVHHIARVMRMSAGDHIYCCVNGKTAMCTIAEITSEFVDSAIVEWIEASSELPVFVTIASGLPKGDKLELIFQKGTELGAAAFLPFQASRSIVKWDAKKADKKVERLKKIVKEAAEQSHRSEIPDVHASASFQQLLAMSGDYDVCLVAYEEEAKQGEKANFAKALTALERGQKLLIVFGPEGGLSEEEISALREHKFVPCSLGPRILRTETAPLYALSAASYHFELMR
- the prmA gene encoding 50S ribosomal protein L11 methyltransferase, whose amino-acid sequence is MKWSEISIHTTEEAVEAVSHILHEAGASGVAIEDPAELTKEREQQYGEIYALNPSEYPEDGVLIKAYFPQTDSLHETVASVKSSIDVLPSFDIEIGTGNITINEVDEEDWATAWKKYYHPVRISDTFTIVPTWEEYTPSSLDEKIIELDPGMAFGTGTHPTTTMCIRALEKTVQPGNTVIDVGTGSGVLSIAAAKLGAASVQAYDLDPVAVESAEMNVRLNKTDDVVSVGQNSLLEGIEGPVDLIVANLLAEIILLFPEDAARVVKQGGLFITSGIIAAKEKTISEALEKAGFTIEEVLRMEDWVAIIARNA
- the dnaJ gene encoding chaperone protein DnaJ, with translation MNKRDYYEVLGLSKGASKDEIKKAYRRLAKKYHPDVSKEENAIEKFKEVQEAYEVLSDDQKRAQYDQFGHTDPNQGFGGFGGGDFGGGFGFEDIFSSFFGGGGGRRRDPNAPRQGADLQYQVTLDFEEAIFGKELNVEIPVEDPCDTCHGSGAKPGTSKETCKHCSGTGQVSVEQNTPFGRIVNRQACNHCSGTGQMIKEKCTTCHGSGKVRKRKKINVKIPAGIDNGQQIRVSGKGEAGVNGGPAGDLYVVVHVRNHEFFERDGDHIICEMPLTFAQVALGAEVEVPTVHGKVKLKIPAGTQTGTEFRLKGKGAPNVRGYGQGDQYVVVRVVVPTKLTSHQKELLREFAGQEDQDDSLFGKLKRAFKGE
- the dnaK gene encoding chaperone protein DnaK, whose product is MSKIIGIDLGTTNSCVAVMEGGEPKVIPNPEGNRTTPSVVAFKNEERQVGEVAKRQAITNPNTIMSVKRHMGTDYKVEVEGKDYTPQEISAIILQNLKASAEAYLGETVTKAVITVPAYFNDAERQATKDAGRIAGLEVERIINEPTAAALAYGLEKQDEEQKVLVYDLGGGTFDVSILELADGTFEVISTAGDNRLGGDDFDQVIIDHLVAEFKKENNIDLSQDKMALQRLKDAAEKAKKDLSGVTQTQISLPFISAGAAGPLHLELNLTRAKFEELSANLVERTLEPTRRALKDAGLSPSELDKVILVGGSTRIPAVQEAIKRETGKEPYKGVNPDEVVALGAAVQGGVLTGDVKGVLLLDVTPLSLGIETMGGVFTKLIDRNTTIPTSKSQVFSTAADNQPAVDIHVLQGERPMSADNKTLGRFQLTDIPPAPRGIPQIEVTFDIDANGIVNVRAKDLGTSKEQTITIQSSSGLSDEEVDRMVQEAEANADADQKRKEEVELRNEADQLVFQTDKVVKDLEGKVDAAEVAKATEAKEALQAAIEKNDLDEIRAKKDALQEIVQQLTVKLYEQAQAAAGQAEGAQGAQDAGAKKDNVVDAEFEEVKEDK
- the grpE gene encoding nucleotide exchange factor GrpE; its protein translation is MEERNEQVVEEAKETQTEESITAENNEEPVVEEKSEAALLQEKVDELQAKLTETEGRTLRLQADFENYKRRVQLDKQAAEKYRSQSLVSDILPALDNFERAMQVEASDEQMKSLLQGMEMVYRQLLEALAKEGVEAIGAVGKQFDPHEHQAVMQVEDSEFESNAVVEEFQKGYKLKDRVIRPSMVKVNQ
- the hrcA gene encoding heat-inducible transcriptional repressor HrcA — encoded protein: MLTERQLLILQTIIDDFIGSAQPVGSRTLAKKDEITFSSATIRNEMADLEELGFIEKTHSSSGRVPSEKGYRFYVDHLLAPQNLPNEEIVQIKDLFAERIFEAEKVAQQSAQILSELTNYTAIVLGPKVSANKLKNVQIVPLDHQTAVAIIVTDTGHVQSKTITVPESVDLSDLEKMVNILNEKLSGVPMAELHNKILKEIVTVLRGYVHNYDSARKILDGTFQVPLSEKIYFGGKSNMLSQPEFHDIQKVRSLLTMIDNEAAFYDILRNKQVGIQVKIGRENSSTAMEDCSLISATYSIGEEQLGTIAILGPTRMQYSRVISLLQLFTRQFTDGLNGVYKSK